A single region of the Pseudosulfitobacter pseudonitzschiae genome encodes:
- a CDS encoding siderophore-interacting protein, with product MSLQNTLTKTVRPDGQGWLATSDSDAFFDLVMDACKLWELPVAQQSRTHLVVTSDIGEINFARADAGVAISIVSDTDANLFMLRETVAAQIDYFAPTLADCLTWDAAPDTGTMPPNFRLAKVVSLAPLGVHFWRLTVMGDDLGAFSHTGLHLRLALPERGGRAQWPVLNDRGRVRWPDKSALHVAVYTIRSFDPVSGGLVIDVFRHAGGTSSDWLEQAVPGAMVGLMGPGGGWVPDAPHLVIAGDETAIPAIARILDAMPGTTTGTALIEVAETCDYPLPDCPAGMDLHLLSRARGDTLETAMAGVDLGAADHRYVWFAAEKDRATAMRQHLRETQGVGRHESYISAYWQRG from the coding sequence GACGCTTTCTTTGATCTGGTGATGGATGCCTGCAAATTGTGGGAACTGCCCGTCGCACAGCAGAGCCGCACGCATCTGGTGGTTACATCAGACATTGGAGAGATCAATTTTGCCCGCGCCGATGCAGGAGTCGCGATTTCGATCGTCTCTGACACGGATGCGAACCTGTTTATGCTGCGCGAAACCGTGGCGGCACAGATCGACTATTTTGCGCCCACGCTGGCCGATTGTCTGACGTGGGACGCAGCACCGGACACCGGCACGATGCCGCCCAATTTCAGGTTGGCCAAAGTGGTGTCACTTGCTCCGCTGGGCGTGCATTTCTGGCGACTGACTGTCATGGGCGACGACCTTGGTGCCTTTTCGCACACGGGGTTGCATTTGCGGCTGGCCTTGCCCGAACGCGGGGGCAGGGCGCAATGGCCCGTTCTGAACGACCGCGGGCGCGTGCGCTGGCCGGACAAAAGCGCCCTGCATGTTGCGGTTTATACAATCCGGTCGTTTGATCCGGTGTCCGGCGGTCTGGTTATCGACGTGTTCCGCCATGCGGGCGGCACCAGCAGCGACTGGCTGGAACAGGCGGTTCCGGGTGCGATGGTGGGGCTGATGGGGCCGGGCGGCGGATGGGTTCCTGACGCACCGCATCTGGTGATTGCGGGCGACGAAACAGCGATCCCTGCGATCGCCCGCATTTTGGACGCAATGCCCGGCACCACCACAGGCACGGCGCTGATCGAGGTTGCAGAAACCTGCGATTATCCGCTGCCCGACTGTCCCGCGGGGATGGATTTGCACCTGCTCAGCCGTGCGCGCGGTGACACACTGGAAACGGCGATGGCCGGTGTTGATCTGGGCGCGGCCGACCACCGCTATGTCTGGTTTGCTGCCGAAAAGGACCGCGCCACCGCAATGCGGCAACACCTGCGCGAGACGCAAGGCGTGGGGCGGCACGAATCCTATATCTCTGCCTATTGGCAACGGGGCTGA